In Erigeron canadensis isolate Cc75 chromosome 1, C_canadensis_v1, whole genome shotgun sequence, a single window of DNA contains:
- the LOC122604266 gene encoding small polypeptide DEVIL 4-like produces the protein MKMMMMGSSKRRMTSKGLGGVLKEQKARLYIIKRCVVMLLCYHD, from the coding sequence atgaagatgatgatgatgggaaGCTCCAAGAGAAGAATGACAAGCAAAGGACTTGGAGGAGTCCTAAAAGAACAAAAAGCAAGGCTTTACATTATCAAGAGATGCGTCGTTATGCTTCTTTGTTATCATGATTAA